In Neofelis nebulosa isolate mNeoNeb1 chromosome 7, mNeoNeb1.pri, whole genome shotgun sequence, the following proteins share a genomic window:
- the NOP10 gene encoding H/ACA ribonucleoprotein complex subunit 3, whose amino-acid sequence MFLQYYLNDQGDRVYTLKKLDPMGQQTCSAHPARFSPDDKYSRHRITIKKRFKVLMTQQPRPVL is encoded by the exons ATGTTTCTCCAGTATTACCTCAACGATCAGGGAGACCGGGTCTATACGCTGAAG AAGCTTGACCCTATGGGACAACAGACCTGCTCGGCTCATCCTGCTCGGTTCTCCCCAGATGACAAATACTCTCGACACCGAATCACCATCAAGAAACGCTTCAAGGTGCTCATGACCCAGCAACCGCGCCCTGTCCTCTGA
- the NUTM1 gene encoding NUT family member 1: MASDGASPLPGPDITLKPGATLSPFTALPFPPPASGPPDQPSWELPPQPPMPSAFSPDNPLMLSALPSPLLVTGDGGPGPTGAGVIVKVKTEVGPAEPSQTQNFILTQPALNWIASGSPCGAPEGPPPRFMTATNMKTLLPTKAVGVSQEGLPGLPAQAPQPAAQLAPIVSPEKAWPGPHGATGEGGPLSTQSKPSLGDLSCTSKGVYENFRRWQRYKVLARRHLSQSPDAEALSCFLIPVLRSLARLKPTMTLEEGLPRAVEEWEHTSNFDRMIFYEMAEKFMEFEAEEEMQIQNTQLMNGSQGLPLAASLKLDPPGLLAPEASQQPAYIPKKVASKARAPRRRQRKTQRPPLPEVPKEIPPEAVKEYADIMEGLVGSHLASGGSDGKQEEEEEQQQEEEGMYPDPGLLGYIEELCSQEVFVSKVEAVIHPQFLADLLSPEQQRDPLALIEELEQEEGLSLAQLVQKRLLALEEEAAEASPGCSGAQSDSSPSVSDEDEDGGGRLRPSAGPRVAGDSTVHLGKAVFPGKRAPDGRRGMRRDGNALPSPSSWDLQPELTAAQGFRGSLNMERRGSGKVTDQICPHQDGHLGGARSPGHSLVSDSTSETPPLCWQEGPLLEMVPSLDVGFAGLALLQGQGLEKRVVGLQTGQQLEGLGALPQGEELLAESQEMTQWGDDKGPPVVQSYDQSPSPKETGDGDGDRASLSPGLWLSSELDAVGLELPLEIEEVIENFHVNSTSRECVTEHQGDCQALGSRGNISLGPGETTAPGEAGSTAVPHGGTDGTAAVHKRNYSSLPRPLRAKSPSLGSKGNREQSPEATGDPSELWAKGCPPMLESSISTPTLGAPKETLQPACQGNIFMLGTQGISSFPEVSLEAGSSGNSLSPLLETIEQVDILDIGDACGLHLGVIQDTCLPNVNSYDPQGEHREDTDVSKPQDLAPLPGNQDSYAHGTPKSMSPHQGLESMFSRWVARDALVLRDASPVSETCSSTDGAKGKEEEEQKEEREDEELARFAYLLASKLSLSPRGPPFSPHSVSGPLPSTGGQGVQRASSSLSAEVRGLGQPPYPVTKSGKRTLSGSSAPADKRPYKTPTDLGVSGEKPLALEVVRASQPRKRRRDTFVTGRRKKRRRSH, translated from the exons ATGGCTTCAGATGGAG CATCTCCATTGCCAGGACCGGATATAACCTTGAAACCTGGTGCCACCCTGTCTCCTTTCACTGcacttccctttcccccacctgCTTCTGGCCCACCAGACCAGCCATCCTGGGAGCTGCCTCCACAGCCTCCCATGCCTTCAGCATTCTCTCCAGACAACCCTCTGatgctctctgctctccccagcccGTTGTTGGTGACAGGGGACGGGGGCCCTGGCCCCACTGGGGCTGGAGTCATTGTCAAAGTCAAGACAGAAGTGGGGCCGGCTGAGCCCTCTCAGACTCAGAACTTTATCCTTACTCAGCCAGCCCTCAACTGGATTGCCTCAGGCAGTCCCTGCGGGGCCCCTGAGGGTCCTCCCCCGCGATTCATGACAGCCACTAACATGAAGACTCTTCTGCCCACTAAGGCCGTTGGGGTCAGCCAGGAGGGTCTCCCGGGCCTTCCTGCTCAGGCTCCACAACCAGCTGCCCAACTGGCCCCCATTGTGTCCCCGGAAAAGGCTTGGCCAGGGCCACATGGGGCAACTGGAGAAGGAGGTCCTTTGTCCACCCAATCCAAGCCTTCACTGGGTGACCTCTCCTGTACCTCCAAGGGTGTGTATGAGAACTTCCGACGTTGGCAGCGCTACAAAGTCTTGGCTCGGAGGCATTTATCTCAAAGTCCTGATGCAGAagccctttcctgctttcttat CCCTGTGCTTCGCTCTCTGGCTCGGCTGAAGCCCACGATGACCCTGGAGGAAGGACTGCCAAGGGCTGTGGAGGAGTGGGAGCACACCAGCAACTTTGACCGGATGATCTTCTATGAGATGGCAGAAAA GTTCATGGAGTTTGAGGCCGAGGAGGAGATGCAGATTCAGAACACGCAGCTGATGAACGGGTCCCAGGGCCTGCCTCTGGCAGCCTCTCTGAAACTTGATCCTCCAGGGCTCTTGGCCCCTGAGGCTAGCCAGCAGCCAG CGTACATTCCCAAAAAGGTGGCTTCCAAGGCCCGGGCCCCCCGTCGGCGGCAGCGCAAAACCCAGAGGCCTCCGCTTCCTGAGGTACCCAAGGAAATCCCACCAGAAGCTGTGAAAGAGTATGCTGACATCATGGAAGGGCTCGTGGGGAGTCACTTGGCCAGCGGGGGGTCAGATGGaaaacaagaagaggaagaagagcagcagcaggaggaggaagggatgtATCCAGATCCAGGCCTCCTAGGCTACATCGAGGAGCTTTGTTCTCAGGAGGTCTTTGTCTCCAAG GTGGAGGCCGTCATTCATCCTCAATTTCTGGCAGATCTGCTGTCCCCAGAGCAGCAGAGGGATCCATTGGCCTTAATTGAGGAACTAGAGCAAGAAGAGGGGCTCAGTCTTGCCCAG CTGGTCCAGAAGCGACTCCTGGCCTTGGAAGAGGAGGCTGCAGAGGCATCTCCGGGTTGTAGCGGAGCTCAATCGGACTCCAGTCCTTCCGTTTCTGATGAGGACGAAGATGGAGGTGGGCGGCTTCGGCCCTCAGCTGGGCCTCGGGTGGCGGGGGACAGCACCGTTCACCTTGGAAAGGCTGTTTTCCCAGGAAAACGGGCTCCGGATGGCCGGAGGGGGATGCGCAGAGATGGGAATGCTCTGCCATCTCCCAGCAGCTGGGACCTGCAGCCAGAACTTACAGCTGCGCAGGGATTTCGAGGGTCCCTAAATATGGAGAGGAGAGGGTCTGGGAAGGTGACAGATCAAATATGCCCACATCAGGATGGCCACCTGGGAGGTGCTAGGTCTCCTGGGCACTCCCTGGTGTCGGACAGCACTTCAGAGACTCCGCCCCTTTGTTGGCAGGAAGGCCCCCTGCTGGAGATGGTTCCCAGTTTGGATGTCGGATTTGCAGGGCTGGCCCTTCTGCAAGGACAGGGGTTAGAAAAGCGGGTTGTGGGGTTGCAGACGGGACAGCAGCTAGAGGGGCTCGGAGCGCTTCCTCAAGGGGAGGAGCTGTTAGCAGAGTCCCAGGAAATGACACAGTGGGGAGACGACAAAGGTCCTCCTGTAGTTCAGAGTTATGATCAGAGCCCTTCCCCTAAAGAAACTGGGGACGgggatggggacagagcctcTCTCAGTCCAGGACTTTGGCTGAGCAGTGAGCTGGATGCTGTGGGCTTGGAGCTGCCCTTAGAGATTGAGGAGGTTATAGAGAACTTCCATGTGAACTCCACTTCCAGGGAATGTGTCACTGAGCATCAGGGTgactgccaggcactgggctccaGAGGCAACATTTCTCTGGGTCCTGGAGAAACCACAGCACCTGGGGAAGCGGGGAGCACTGCAGTTCCCCATGGAGGCACAGACGGCACAGCAGCTGTGCACAAGAGAAACTACAGCAGCCTGCCCAGACCTCTGAGGGCCAAGAGCCCATCCTTGGGgtctaaaggaaatagagaacagaGCCCTGAGGCTACAGGGGATCCCAGTGAGTTGTGGGCTAAAGGCTGCCCCCCAATGCTGGAGAGTAGTATCAGCACCCCCACACTGGGGGCTCCCAAAGAAACCCTTCAGCCTGCATGTCAAGGCAATATCTTTATGCTGGGGACCCAGGGGATCTCCTCCTTCCCTGAGGTCAGCCTAGAGGCGGGGAGCAGTGgcaattccctctctcctctgttgGAAACCATAGAACAGGTCGACATACTAGATATTGGAGATGCCTGTGGCCTCCATCTAGGGGTCATTCAGGATACCTGCCTGCCAAATGTTAATTCTTATGACCCCCAAGGAGAGCACAGGGAGGATACTGATGTATCCAAGCCCCAAGACCTTGCTCCCTTACCAGGGAATCAAGACTCTTATGCACATGGGACTCCCAAATCAATGTCTCCTCACCAGGGCCTTGAAAGCATGTTCTCTAGATGGGTAGCCAGGGATGCCTTAGTTCTGAGAGATGCTTCTCCTGTCAGTGAAACATGCAGCTCAACAGATGGGGccaaaggaaaggaggaggaagagcagaaggaggagagggaagatgagGAACTTGCCAGATTTGCCTACCTCTTGGCTTCTAAACTTAGCCTGTCTCCCAGGGGGCCTCCCTTCAGTCCTCACTCTGTCTCAGGCCCACTGCCCTCCACGGGAGGACAGGGGGTCCAGAGAGCATCCAGCTCCCTCTCCGCTGAGGTGAGGGGCCTTGGCCAGCCTCCATATCCTGTGACCAAGTCTGGGAAGAGAACACTCAGTGGAAGTTCAGCTCCTGCTGACAAGAGGCCCTACAAGACACCTACTGATCTTGGTGTCTCTGGAGAGAAACCCCTGGCTCTGGAGGTGGTTCGGGCCTCACAGCCCCGTAAAAGGCGGCGTGATACTTTTGTTACTGGCAGAAGGAAGAAACGACGGCGCAGCCACTAG